One Blastocatellia bacterium genomic window, GGACCAGTGGCACTGACCAGCCCTTTGTTAACTCTGCTGCTGCAACCACGCCGGCGTGCCAACAAACTCAGTGGAGAAATAACCCTGCGCCATTATTCGCAGCGACTGCGGCTTATGCCACAGCGTCCGGCGCTGGCGCTCTCAACGACTCGCGCCAACAACTGACGCCTTGGCCAATGCTTGAGTGGATTTGAGTGGGGCACCAAGCCTTTTGGCATGAGGGTTGCACAATAACCTCTCTTATATCCATGAGGTGGTACAATGGGGGCGTATACGTACATCGCCAATTTGCTTGAGCAGATTGACATTCCCAGCCGAGGTACGTTAAGTCGCACGGTCTATGCCGACGATTCTGTCAAGGTTGTCTTGTTTGGGTTTGATGCCGAGCAGGAACTTTCAGAACACACAGCAGCCGTGCCGGCCATGCTCCATTTCCTTCAGGGAGATGCTCGATTAACGTTGGGCAACGAGCCGCTAGAAGTTTCTGCTGGAGCTTGGGTGCACATGCCGGCGCATCTGCCGCACAGCCTTTATGCAAAAACTCCTGTTGTGATGTTGTTGCTGCTACTCAAAGGCGTGCCGCGAGGAGAACGATATGAAACACCCGATTGACATGCTCAAAAGTGAGCATCGCGTGATCGAGCGAGCGCTCGGCGCGCTCGATGGCATTTGCCAACGAATGGAACAGAACGAACGGATTCCTTCGGAGGCATTATCCAGTTTGATTGATTTTTTCCGCATGTTCGCCGATCGTTGCCATCACGGCAAGGAAGAAGCCCAATTATTCCCTGCGTTAGTCGAACGGGGCATTCCGCGCGAGGGTGGCCCGATTGGTGTGATGCTCTATGAACACGAAGTCGGACGGGGACTTGTGAAGGAGTTCAGTCAAGCGGCTGAAGCGTATCACTCGGGTGACGCCAGCGCCGGTCAACAGATCATCAGCGTTGGACACCGCTATATTGAATTGCTGACGCAGCATATCTACAAAGAGGACAACATCCTCTTCCGTATGGCCGAGCAGGTTCTGGATGAGCCATCTCAACGCGCACTTGGCGAGGCATTTGAGCAAGTTGATTCAGAATTCGGCGATGGGTTTCATCAACGCTACGAGCAATTGGCTAACGCCTTAGAGCAAGCATGGAGCAGCGGGAGCAAAGGATAATCGAAACGCTCAGCCATCAGCTTACAGTCGCTCCATGATGAGCGTCAGAACTAGGGAGCCCGGAATAATCGAGGCGTTCAACCGTCAGCCGCCATGAGAAAACGCCATGAAAGCTTAATCCCGCTTTCGCACCAGCACCATCATGGGTTGGTGATGAGTCGGCGATTGCGGCAGCAACCGGAGGATGACCCGAATCGGTCAGCCGCAACGGCTGCGCTCGCGCGCGAGCTGATTGAGTTCTTCGACCATGATCTGACGCCGCATTTCGCCGCTGAAGAAGAGGCGCTCTTCCCGGCAATGGAAGAGCAATTGGGTAGCCTGTTGATCATTGATCAGTTGCGACGCGAACATCAGCAGATGGCTGCGATCATCGAGCGTTTGCGCCGGACCACAGCGACAGCTTCATCGGCGTTGCTCCACCGCTTTGGTGAGCTACTGCACGATCACATTCGGAAAGAAGAGCGGGTATTGTTTGCGTTATTTGAAGAGCGCATGCCTGCCGAGAGCGTCGTGCGAGTCGGCCAGCGAATTGCACAGATAACAGCAACGGTTCAGCAACGAGTCTGTGAGAGTCGGCCGCCACGCACACGTTGACCGACAGTGAGACACGTCATGATGACCGAGCTGAGACAGCAGCAGTGGAACTCCTGGTGGGAAGGGCGCGATGGACTGAATCTGCGCTATCTGGAGAGTAACTTCCCGTGCCGCGCCGCCTGCCCGGTCAACACCAATGCCGGCGGGTATGTCAGCTTGATTGCGCAAGGACGGTTTCGTGAGGCCTATTTGCTGGCGCGTCGTCCGAATCCGCTGGCCTCGGTGTGCGGGCGCGTCTGCGCCCATCCGTGTGAAGCGGCTTGTCGTCGCGGGTACTTGGATCAGCCGATTGCTATTCGCGCGATGAAGCGGTTTGTCAATGAGCGGTATGGCGTGGAGAGCGCGTGTTCATTTGAAGAGATTCTGCAGGTGGTTGAGCGGCCTCGCCCGCCGGCGCCGACGCCGGGCCGGGTGGCCGTGATCGGTTCGGGGCCGGCCGGACTGTCGTGCGCCCATGACCTGGCGTTGATGGGACACGCGGTAACGGTGTTTGATGCTGCGCCGGTGGCCGGCGGCATGATGCGGCTTGCCATTCCCGAATACCGCTTGCCGCGCCTGTTATTGGATCGAGAGATCGAGTTCATTCGCTTTCTCGGCGTCCAATTTCGCTTGGGCGTTGACATCGGTGTGGACATCAGCTTTGCCGAACTTCGCCGGCAATTCGACGCCGTTTTTCTGGCCACGGGCTGTCGGAAAGGCAAAATCCTAAAAATTCCCGGCGCTGAGAAGAAGGGCGTTCTGACGGCTCTGGATTTTTTGATCAATCTCAATCTGGGCGTGCCACTGGACATCGGCCAAAATGTGTTGGTTGTGGGTGGGGGCAACGTTGCCTTTGATGCGGCGCGGGCGGCGCGGCGTTTTGGGGGAACGTCGCTGCCTGATGAAGAGCACCACAATCTGGCTGTAGATGCGGCCGTCGCAGCAGCTCGCGTGTTGCGACGCAAAGTCACCATGGTCACGCTGGAATCGCGCGACGAGATGCCCGCCGACCCCGAAGAAATCGAGCAAGGCTCGTTGGAAGGCATCCGCCTCATTCATCGGCGCGGGCCGAAAGCGATTCTGGGCAACGGGCGCGTGACATCGCTGGAGACCCTTGACGTGGCCCGCGTCTTTGACGAGCAAGGGCGATTTGCGCCGGAATTCATCGAGGGGTCTGAGAAGCAAATTCCTTGCGACACCGTGATCATCGCCATCGGACAGATTGCCGACCTTTCCTTTCTTGGCGAGGAGCATGGTTTGCAGATCACGCCGCAACAAACGGTGGTGGTGAATTCGCAGACGTTGGCCACGTCGGCGCCGGGCGTGTTTGCCGGTGGCGACGTGGCCTTCGGTCCTCGCATCATCATCTCTGCCGTGGCCGACGGGCGACGCGCGGCCAAATCCATTGACACCTATTTGACCGGTCGCACAGACCCGCCCACACAATACGCCGTTCGCGTGTTTCCCACGTTCGGATATGATCATCCGTTTGCTCGCGGCGACTATGAGACAATCCCTCGTCGTCGCGTTCCGGTGCTGCCGATTGAGCGAAGACAGGCGCGTGAAGAAGTCGAGCTGTGCCTCTCGGAAGAAGAAGCGATGGCCGAAGGGAAACGCTGCCTCCATTGCTGGGTCAATACGATTTTTGATTCGTCACGTGTGCAAGGAACCGAGTGCATTCAATGCGGCGGCTGCGTGGATGTCTGTCCCGAACAGTGCATTGATTTGAAATCGCTGATCCGCATTGCCGCTGCCTCAGACAGACCGCTGGCGCTACTGCCAAACGGTGAGCCGGCAACCATCTTGCAGGCGACTCACGGCGCTGCGCTCATCAAAGATGAAACGGCGTGTATCCGTTGCGGACTGTGCGCCCGTCGCTGTCCCACCGGTGTGATTACGATGCAGGCATTTTATCGCGCTGACGAGGCCGAGATCATGCAACTGGCTGACAGGATTTTATGATGACTCAACAAAAGGCAAATGCGCCATCGGTGAAGAGCCGCACACGCACCGAGGAGATTCGGCCTCTTTGCGGCCGGTTCTACAGGAGAGAGCAACATGCCACTGATTGACGATTTGAAGATGCCACTCGATGATGAAGAACTGAGCCGACGTGAATTTCTCGGTTGGCTGGGTGGCGGCGCGATGGCCGTGGCCGCGCTCGGCACAGCGATCACTGCCGTGCGCTTCATGTGGCCCGAAGTGCTCTTTGAAGAACAGACGCGCTATCGCGTTGGCAAGCCTGAGGAGATTCCCGTTGGCACGCTCATTGCCATGCCGGAGCAAAAGATTTACGTCTTTCACGACCGCAATGGGTTTGTTGCCATGTCGGCGGTCTGCACGCACCTGGGTTGTTTGACGCGCTACGAAAAAGAGAACGACCGCATCTTTTGTCCCTGTCACGGCAGCCGATTTTCCACCGATGGTCAGGTGACCGTCGGGCCTGCGCCCAAGCCGTTGCCCAGATTGCTACTGACATTGGAGCAGGGCGTCTTGGTGGTGGATGCAGCGAAGACCGTCAACCCGGATACGATTTTGAAGGTGTAACGTATGGCTCAATCAACGGCAACACACTCATCATGGAAAGAGGCATTAGCACGCAATCGCGTGTTTCGCTCGATTGTCCGACGCGGGTTGGCCGACACCAATCGCAATCGCTCGCTGGCTGTGTTTGGCAATTTCTTTTTGCACATTCATCCGGTCAAAGTGAACGTGCGGGCCATCGCGTTTACGCGGACATTTTATCTGGGCGGATTGGCGGCGGCCTCATTTATGATCCTGGTGGTGACGGGTGTGTTTTTGATGTTCTACTACCACCCGTCGGTGCCGCGCGCGTATGAAGACATGAAAGATTTGCAATATGTCGTCTACATGGGCCCATTTCTGCGCAATCTGCATCGCTGGGCCGCGCACGCGATGGTTGCGCTGGTGATGTTGCACATGGTGCGGGTTTTCTTTGCCGGAGCTTATCGTCCGCCGCGCGAGTTCAATTGGGTCATCGGCGTCTTCTTGCTTGTGCTGACGATTTTGCTCTCGTATACCGGTTATCTCTTGCCGTGGGATCAACTGGCTTTCTGGGGCGTAACGGTGGGAACAAACATGGCTGACGCTGTGCCGTGGCTCGGCCACCATATCAAGTTTCTGCTGTTGGGCGGCACGCAGGTCAATGAAAATGCGTTGTTGCGATTTTATGTGTTGCATTGTGTCGTGCTGCCGCTGGCTTTGATTGTATTGCTCTCGGTGCACATCTGGCGCGTGCGCAAAGATGGGGGCATTTATCTGGGCGAACCGCCCCATGAGGGAAATCCGAAGTCCGAAATCCGGAACACGCTGCCGCTTCAAGTGAGCGAGCCCTCCTGAACGTTAGCGTTTTTGGATGTTGGGCATCGAGCTTTGTTTTGGATTTGGCATTCGCTTCAGCAACTATGGAGGTGGAAGCATGAACCGCGCCCATCCACAGTATCTTCTCGATGTTGATGATAATGCGCGTCAAGCGCCGATTCGACTGGTGGTCGTCCAAGCGGATCAGCGTCCGCCGGTGGATGCCACCGACGAACCGATGGTCATGACGATGCCACACTTGTTGTTGCGCGAGGGGATTGCGCTGGTCAGTTTGTCGCTCTTTCTGGTTGTGCTGGCTATCTTCTTTGACGCGCCGCTAGAGGAAATTGCGAATCCGCAAAAGACGCCCAATCCAGCGAAAGCGCCGTGGTACTTCCTCGGCTTGCAGGAGCTGTTGCACTACTATCCGCCGTTGGTGTCGGGCGTATTATTGCCGGCCTTGGTGATTGTGGCGCTGGTCGTCATACCCTATTTCAACATCAATCTGAAGCGCGAGGCGTTTTGGCGCGAGCGAAGGACGCGCAAGCTGCAATATCTCTGGTTGACGGTCGCTGTGTTATCGGTGGTCTTTCTATTCACCGGCGCTCATCCGGTCTGGCCGATTGTGATTCCGCTATGGGCGGTCGCGCTGTTGATGACGCTGCCGGCGGTGCGGCCTGCGTCGGCAGGTCTGGTGGCCTGGCTTGGCGACCGTAGTTTAGCGTTTTGGATTTTCCTCTGGTTCCTCCTAGCCAGCGTCGCCCTGACGGTCATCGGCACATTCTTCCGAGGACCCGGCTGGGAATGGACGCTGCCGTGGCGTGATGGAATCTATTGATATGGCTGATGAATCGTTCAATCCGCAGAATCTACAACCGGGACGGATGCTCCGCCTGTTTGCGCTGCTCAGCTCGCTCTTTGTAATCGTGCTGGCTGTGGCTCCGTTGCGGCCGTACTTTGCCGAGTGGCGCAGTGTGCAGAAACGTTACAACACGCTCGCCACACAAACGGGCGCAGCGACCATTCCGATCGCCATTCAACAAATCTGGAAACCGCAACTGGGCGTCACTGACCGCTGTGTGACGTGTCATCTTGGCATGGGGCAAGCAGCGCCGCTGGAGAGCGAACGGCTGTTTCGCGCCCATCCGCCGGTGGCGCATGATCCGAAGGAATTTGGGTGCACGGTCTGTCATGGCGGACAAGGCCGCGCGACAACAAAAGAGGCAGCGCACGGATTCGTCTCATTCTGGGATGAGCAGATGTTGCCGGTTGAGCATCTCTCGGCCGGTTGTGGTACCTGCCACACTGAAGCTCCGCTGGTGTCGCGTCGGCAATTGGAGCGTGGCCGCTTGCTCGTTGAAAGCCTCGATTGCCTAAGCTGCCATCGCATGGACGGGCGCGGGCGCGGCTCGGCGTCAGACCTAAGCTATGTTGGCCTGAAAGGCTACCGTGCCGATTGGCACCCGTGGCACTTGGCCGAGCAAGCCAAAGATAGATCTGGCTTGTGGGCGTCCCGGTACGGCGAGATTGCGCCGGAGGATGTGGCCACGATCAACGCCTACTTGAACACGCGCATTGGCGCCGCGCGCATTGTTGAAGCGCAAGCAGTGGCGATGGAGCGCGGCTGCTTGGGTTGTCACAAGATCGGCGGGCGCGGCGGCGATGAGGGACCGGCGCTGGATGCGGTCGGTCGAAAGCCGGTTGGCGATCTCAACTTCGAGCGCGTGCCCGGCGAGCGGACGTTCGTCAATTACATGCGTCATCATTTGCGTGATCCTGTCGGCATTGTTCCCGGTTCTCAGATGCCCGCGCAGGCGCTCAGCGACCGCGAGATTGAACTGTTGACCTCCTACATCCTGTTTCTGCGTGGCCGCGAGCTGCCCGCTGCCTACATGCCCAAGGAGCGCGTGCGGCGCGACGTGCTCAAAGAGAAGCCGGCGCCGATGTCGGGCGAGCAAGTCTTCAGCGCCTATTGCAGCGCCTGTCATGGCAGCAACGGCGAAGGCAAAAACTACGGCTCACTGGACGTGCGATTTCCTGCTATTGGGCAGGCTGATTTTCTCGATGTGGCTACCGATACATTCATTGAAAGCACGCTGAAAACCGGTCGTCCCGGACGAAAGATGCCGGCTCTGGGAGCCGCCGGCGGCAGCCTCACGCAAGAAGAGATCAGCTCATTGAT contains:
- a CDS encoding cupin domain-containing protein; amino-acid sequence: MGAYTYIANLLEQIDIPSRGTLSRTVYADDSVKVVLFGFDAEQELSEHTAAVPAMLHFLQGDARLTLGNEPLEVSAGAWVHMPAHLPHSLYAKTPVVMLLLLLKGVPRGERYETPD
- a CDS encoding hemerythrin domain-containing protein, encoding MRKRHESLIPLSHQHHHGLVMSRRLRQQPEDDPNRSAATAALARELIEFFDHDLTPHFAAEEEALFPAMEEQLGSLLIIDQLRREHQQMAAIIERLRRTTATASSALLHRFGELLHDHIRKEERVLFALFEERMPAESVVRVGQRIAQITATVQQRVCESRPPRTR
- a CDS encoding c-type cytochrome, translating into MESIDMADESFNPQNLQPGRMLRLFALLSSLFVIVLAVAPLRPYFAEWRSVQKRYNTLATQTGAATIPIAIQQIWKPQLGVTDRCVTCHLGMGQAAPLESERLFRAHPPVAHDPKEFGCTVCHGGQGRATTKEAAHGFVSFWDEQMLPVEHLSAGCGTCHTEAPLVSRRQLERGRLLVESLDCLSCHRMDGRGRGSASDLSYVGLKGYRADWHPWHLAEQAKDRSGLWASRYGEIAPEDVATINAYLNTRIGAARIVEAQAVAMERGCLGCHKIGGRGGDEGPALDAVGRKPVGDLNFERVPGERTFVNYMRHHLRDPVGIVPGSQMPAQALSDREIELLTSYILFLRGRELPAAYMPKERVRRDVLKEKPAPMSGEQVFSAYCSACHGSNGEGKNYGSLDVRFPAIGQADFLDVATDTFIESTLKTGRPGRKMPALGAAGGSLTQEEISSLIQYLRARQPQPPSLAAVEQAASNRSIGEQTYKNDCAACHGRAGEGTPLGSPLATADSRIRGRRAEAYRALTQGVANTAMPQYTGYDAVTLRSLLDYVTALPIVAGSRASWRIGSGDAASGKMLYLKNCAGCHGEGGAGKLGPALANAGFLKAATREYIAATIVRGRAGTPMPAFGRDSVNYSTLAPNEVLDITAFVREQLGR
- a CDS encoding ubiquinol-cytochrome c reductase iron-sulfur subunit, which gives rise to MPLIDDLKMPLDDEELSRREFLGWLGGGAMAVAALGTAITAVRFMWPEVLFEEQTRYRVGKPEEIPVGTLIAMPEQKIYVFHDRNGFVAMSAVCTHLGCLTRYEKENDRIFCPCHGSRFSTDGQVTVGPAPKPLPRLLLTLEQGVLVVDAAKTVNPDTILKV
- a CDS encoding cytochrome b N-terminal domain-containing protein; amino-acid sequence: MAQSTATHSSWKEALARNRVFRSIVRRGLADTNRNRSLAVFGNFFLHIHPVKVNVRAIAFTRTFYLGGLAAASFMILVVTGVFLMFYYHPSVPRAYEDMKDLQYVVYMGPFLRNLHRWAAHAMVALVMLHMVRVFFAGAYRPPREFNWVIGVFLLVLTILLSYTGYLLPWDQLAFWGVTVGTNMADAVPWLGHHIKFLLLGGTQVNENALLRFYVLHCVVLPLALIVLLSVHIWRVRKDGGIYLGEPPHEGNPKSEIRNTLPLQVSEPS
- a CDS encoding FAD-dependent oxidoreductase, coding for MMTELRQQQWNSWWEGRDGLNLRYLESNFPCRAACPVNTNAGGYVSLIAQGRFREAYLLARRPNPLASVCGRVCAHPCEAACRRGYLDQPIAIRAMKRFVNERYGVESACSFEEILQVVERPRPPAPTPGRVAVIGSGPAGLSCAHDLALMGHAVTVFDAAPVAGGMMRLAIPEYRLPRLLLDREIEFIRFLGVQFRLGVDIGVDISFAELRRQFDAVFLATGCRKGKILKIPGAEKKGVLTALDFLINLNLGVPLDIGQNVLVVGGGNVAFDAARAARRFGGTSLPDEEHHNLAVDAAVAAARVLRRKVTMVTLESRDEMPADPEEIEQGSLEGIRLIHRRGPKAILGNGRVTSLETLDVARVFDEQGRFAPEFIEGSEKQIPCDTVIIAIGQIADLSFLGEEHGLQITPQQTVVVNSQTLATSAPGVFAGGDVAFGPRIIISAVADGRRAAKSIDTYLTGRTDPPTQYAVRVFPTFGYDHPFARGDYETIPRRRVPVLPIERRQAREEVELCLSEEEAMAEGKRCLHCWVNTIFDSSRVQGTECIQCGGCVDVCPEQCIDLKSLIRIAAASDRPLALLPNGEPATILQATHGAALIKDETACIRCGLCARRCPTGVITMQAFYRADEAEIMQLADRIL
- a CDS encoding hemerythrin domain-containing protein; amino-acid sequence: MKHPIDMLKSEHRVIERALGALDGICQRMEQNERIPSEALSSLIDFFRMFADRCHHGKEEAQLFPALVERGIPREGGPIGVMLYEHEVGRGLVKEFSQAAEAYHSGDASAGQQIISVGHRYIELLTQHIYKEDNILFRMAEQVLDEPSQRALGEAFEQVDSEFGDGFHQRYEQLANALEQAWSSGSKG